A region of Campylobacter armoricus DNA encodes the following proteins:
- a CDS encoding Cj0814 family flagellar-dependent secreted protein gives MSIFSINDSSSYGSIISQTKANKENKTSSKTNFANTFVKQNASKLIEIQSNNTQTLALNEAMSNKNNIKNDSPNYHISSDFKNSIYALKYRQANNPASMAYGYSVDSSGYMGSDFNKAAGLPEDFKIHKSTLDELYRYNEENYFSTSSKTSLSVTGGYYTNIDMADTIRQYYSKFDQIINHSFENSNKTSFSVEDLNSLPKGYSVYDTNNNFASLENLNKQTITNFYDTQEQYNTIDSIGMQNSINTGLKKLDFSPESMETQILDSDIAKDTFNPDMSVYPKNEDGSYPKEALFMSFLKSSGGTILEGGSTKVNPKIQAFKEAMAKESFDGSLASLNDIMTGKVDFAQILKAHAQDGWLDSKIYAKENNIAWQNSSIGYGGAWFDNQFNQAKASGYSPSNESINSYVNSVMDKLNNILNQTRA, from the coding sequence ATGAGTATATTTAGTATAAATGATAGTTCATCTTATGGTTCTATCATTTCACAAACAAAAGCAAATAAAGAAAATAAAACAAGTTCAAAAACAAATTTTGCAAATACTTTTGTTAAACAAAATGCTAGTAAATTAATTGAAATTCAAAGTAATAATACTCAAACATTAGCACTCAATGAAGCAATGTCAAATAAAAATAATATAAAAAATGACTCCCCTAATTATCATATATCAAGCGATTTTAAAAATTCTATTTATGCTTTAAAATATAGACAAGCTAATAATCCTGCTTCTATGGCTTATGGTTATAGTGTTGATTCTAGTGGCTATATGGGTAGTGATTTTAATAAAGCAGCGGGATTGCCTGAAGATTTTAAGATACATAAATCTACTTTAGATGAGTTGTATAGATACAATGAGGAAAATTATTTTAGCACATCAAGTAAAACTTCATTGAGTGTAACTGGTGGTTACTATACAAACATAGATATGGCTGATACTATAAGACAATATTATTCTAAATTTGATCAAATCATAAATCATAGTTTTGAAAATTCTAATAAAACTAGTTTTAGTGTAGAAGATTTAAATTCTTTACCAAAAGGTTATAGCGTTTATGACACAAATAACAATTTTGCTTCTTTAGAAAATTTAAATAAACAAACTATAACAAATTTTTATGATACACAAGAGCAATACAATACTATAGATAGCATAGGAATGCAAAATTCTATCAATACAGGATTAAAAAAATTAGATTTTTCCCCTGAAAGTATGGAAACTCAAATTTTAGATAGCGATATAGCAAAAGATACTTTTAATCCCGATATGTCTGTTTATCCAAAAAATGAAGATGGGAGTTATCCTAAAGAAGCTTTATTTATGAGTTTTTTAAAATCTAGTGGTGGAACAATTTTAGAAGGTGGAAGCACCAAAGTCAATCCTAAAATTCAAGCATTTAAAGAAGCTATGGCAAAAGAAAGTTTTGATGGTTCTTTAGCCTCTTTAAATGATATTATGACAGGTAAAGTCGATTTTGCACAAATTTTAAAAGCACACGCTCAAGATGGTTGGCTTGATTCTAAAATTTATGCCAAAGAAAATAATATTGCTTGGCAAAATTCAAGCATAGGTTATGGTGGGGCTTGGTTTGATAATCAATTTAATCAAGCTAAAGCTAGTGGCTACTCTCCTAGCAATGAAAGTATAAATTCTTATGTAAATTCTGTAATGGATAAATTAAATAATATTTTAAATCAAACTAGGGCGTAA
- the speA gene encoding biosynthetic arginine decarboxylase — MIDYGINIWGANNFIIENGKVCVNHGKKPAIIDIVNTLRDDGYKGPLLLRFPHLIHKQIEQIYDKFAKAKKEFNYKGSFNAVYPLKVNQYPGFVKNLVSLGKEYNYGLEAGSKAELLLAMAYNNEGAPITVNGFKDKELINMGFIACEMGHNITLTMEGLNELEAMIEIAKNRFKPKPNIGLRVRLHSAGVGIWAKSGGINSKFGLTSTELIEAVNLLKANKLLDQFTMIHFHLGSQITEIHPLKKALNEAGNIYTELRKMGAKNLKAINLGGGLAVEYSQFKNETSRNYTLSEYANDVVFILKGIAEQKKDLEPDIFIESGRFVAANHAVLVAPVLELFSQEYTESKLLLKDKNPKLIDELYDLYKNIKASNALEYLHDSIDHMESILTLFDLGYVDLQDRSNSEILVHLIMRKAITLVGDQADLSSLQNEVQEKYLVNFSVFQSLPDFWGLEQNFPIMPLDRLNKKPTRSASIWDITCDSDGEISYSKDNPLFLHDIDVEAEDYFLGFFLVGAYQEVLGMKHNLFTHPTEACISINEKGFEVESILEAQSILDTLEDLDYDIHAIMDNINEKIYASKLVNENQKKHILGEIYLFLNDNGYLKSIGSK, encoded by the coding sequence ATGATTGATTATGGTATTAATATTTGGGGTGCAAATAATTTTATCATTGAAAATGGCAAAGTATGTGTAAATCATGGTAAAAAACCTGCTATTATAGATATAGTAAATACTTTGCGTGATGATGGTTACAAGGGGCCGTTATTGCTTCGTTTTCCCCATTTAATCCATAAACAAATTGAGCAAATTTATGATAAATTTGCTAAGGCAAAAAAAGAATTTAATTACAAAGGTTCTTTTAATGCTGTGTATCCTTTAAAAGTAAATCAATATCCTGGTTTTGTAAAAAATTTAGTCAGTTTAGGTAAAGAATATAATTATGGCTTGGAAGCAGGAAGTAAGGCTGAGCTTTTGTTAGCTATGGCTTATAACAACGAAGGTGCACCTATAACGGTTAATGGCTTTAAAGATAAAGAGCTAATAAACATGGGATTTATAGCGTGTGAAATGGGTCATAATATCACTTTAACTATGGAAGGGCTTAATGAGCTTGAAGCAATGATAGAAATTGCTAAAAATCGTTTTAAGCCAAAGCCAAACATTGGTTTAAGAGTGCGTTTGCATTCAGCTGGGGTAGGAATTTGGGCAAAAAGTGGTGGTATAAATTCAAAATTTGGTTTAACTTCTACTGAACTTATTGAAGCAGTAAATCTTTTAAAAGCTAATAAACTTTTAGATCAATTTACTATGATACATTTTCATTTAGGTTCGCAAATCACTGAAATTCATCCTTTAAAAAAAGCTTTAAATGAAGCAGGTAATATCTACACCGAGCTTAGAAAAATGGGTGCAAAAAATTTAAAAGCCATTAATCTTGGAGGGGGGTTAGCAGTAGAATACTCTCAGTTTAAAAATGAAACAAGTAGAAATTACACTCTCAGTGAGTATGCAAACGATGTTGTATTTATTTTAAAAGGCATCGCAGAGCAAAAAAAAGATTTAGAGCCTGATATTTTTATAGAAAGTGGGCGTTTTGTAGCGGCTAATCATGCTGTGTTAGTAGCACCTGTTTTAGAGCTTTTTTCACAAGAATACACAGAAAGTAAGCTTTTATTAAAAGATAAAAATCCAAAACTTATTGATGAACTTTATGATTTATATAAAAATATTAAAGCCTCTAATGCACTTGAATATTTACATGATAGTATAGATCATATGGAGAGCATTTTAACCTTGTTTGATTTAGGTTATGTGGATTTACAAGATCGCTCTAATAGTGAAATTTTAGTGCATTTGATTATGAGAAAAGCTATTACTTTGGTGGGTGATCAGGCTGATTTATCAAGTTTGCAAAATGAAGTGCAAGAAAAATATTTAGTGAATTTTTCGGTGTTTCAGTCTTTGCCTGATTTTTGGGGTTTGGAGCAAAATTTTCCTATTATGCCACTTGATAGACTTAATAAAAAGCCCACAAGAAGTGCAAGTATATGGGATATAACTTGTGATAGCGATGGAGAAATTTCATACTCTAAAGACAATCCTTTGTTTTTACATGATATTGATGTGGAAGCTGAAGATTATTTTTTAGGATTTTTCCTAGTAGGAGCTTATCAAGAAGTATTAGGTATGAAACATAATCTTTTTACACACCCAACAGAGGCTTGCATAAGTATCAATGAAAAGGGTTTTGAAGTAGAAAGTATATTGGAGGCTCAATCTATTTTAGATACATTAGAAGATCTTGATTATGATATTCATGCGATTATGGATAATATTAATGAAAAAATTTATGCTTCAAAACTTGTTAATGAAAATCAAAAAAAACATATCTTAGGTGAAATTTATTTGTTTTTAAATGATAATGGATATTTAAAAAGTATAGGTAGTAAATAA
- the murG gene encoding undecaprenyldiphospho-muramoylpentapeptide beta-N-acetylglucosaminyltransferase, protein MIAITGGGTGGHLAIARCLLQSAKKQGIDCIYIGSENGQDRLWFENEDSFYKKYFLSSQGVVNKKGLAKFQSLFHILKLAKKTKQILKEHKIKAVFSVGGYSSAPGAFAALMANIPLLIHEQNSKMGSLNSLLKPFSKAFFTAFDDQINKTNTFFCPYPISEIFSQKARVRKELKNIIFLGGSQGAKFINDLALENALYFKEKGINIIHQCGKNDYERCKKVYEDLNIKVELFDFDKNIIDKISKADLAISRSGASSLFELSANYLPCIFIPYPYAAKNHQYFNALYLKERNLCEILSQEEKQKFLNLVENFSLESKSLALQGLKSENGADFMIEKAKQMGFI, encoded by the coding sequence ATGATAGCAATTACAGGCGGAGGTACGGGAGGGCATTTGGCTATAGCTAGATGTCTTTTGCAAAGTGCAAAAAAACAAGGCATAGATTGTATTTATATAGGAAGTGAAAATGGTCAAGATAGGCTTTGGTTTGAAAATGAAGATAGTTTTTATAAAAAATATTTTTTAAGTTCTCAAGGTGTTGTCAATAAAAAAGGCTTGGCTAAATTTCAGTCACTTTTTCACATTTTAAAACTTGCAAAAAAAACAAAGCAAATTTTAAAAGAGCATAAAATTAAAGCAGTTTTTAGCGTGGGAGGATATAGCAGTGCTCCTGGTGCTTTTGCTGCTTTAATGGCAAATATCCCTCTTTTAATTCATGAGCAAAATTCCAAAATGGGGAGTTTAAATTCTCTTTTAAAACCTTTTTCTAAAGCTTTTTTTACTGCTTTTGATGATCAAATTAACAAAACAAACACTTTCTTTTGTCCTTATCCTATTAGCGAGATTTTTTCTCAAAAAGCAAGAGTTCGAAAAGAATTGAAAAATATTATTTTTTTAGGTGGCTCACAAGGAGCTAAATTTATTAACGATCTTGCTTTGGAAAATGCTTTATATTTCAAAGAAAAAGGCATTAATATTATTCATCAATGTGGTAAGAATGATTATGAAAGATGTAAAAAAGTTTATGAAGATTTAAATATAAAAGTAGAACTTTTTGATTTTGATAAAAACATTATAGACAAAATTTCTAAAGCAGATTTAGCTATATCAAGATCAGGTGCTAGTAGTCTTTTTGAACTTAGTGCAAATTACCTCCCTTGTATTTTTATACCTTATCCTTATGCGGCTAAAAATCATCAGTATTTTAATGCTTTGTATTTAAAAGAGCGTAATTTATGTGAGATTTTAAGTCAAGAAGAAAAACAGAAATTTTTGAACTTAGTAGAAAATTTTTCACTAGAATCAAAATCTTTAGCTTTGCAAGGATTGAAAAGTGAAAATGGTGCAGATTTTATGATAGAAAAAGCTAAGCAAATGGGGTTTATTTAA
- a CDS encoding YggS family pyridoxal phosphate-dependent enzyme produces MNLKTIFEKTIKQNVRLIAASKYVQDGQIRELFKQGIIEFGENQVQALALKKEKLQDLEIKWHFIGNLQSNKINLLIKQNPILWQSCNGLKIAKAVDKRLDYKLDTLLEINTANENSKSGIERNKAIEEYLQIQEECKNLNLVGIMCIGSMNKEKIKESFEQTFKIYDNLQKHGAKICSMGMSGDFELAIKCGSNMVRLGSILFK; encoded by the coding sequence ATGAATTTAAAAACAATTTTTGAAAAAACCATAAAACAAAATGTGCGTTTAATAGCAGCTAGTAAATATGTTCAAGATGGGCAGATTCGAGAGCTTTTTAAGCAAGGTATCATAGAGTTTGGAGAAAATCAAGTCCAAGCTTTAGCTTTAAAAAAAGAAAAGCTTCAAGATTTAGAAATCAAATGGCATTTTATAGGCAATCTTCAAAGTAATAAAATCAATCTTTTAATCAAACAAAACCCTATACTTTGGCAATCTTGCAATGGCTTAAAAATCGCCAAAGCAGTAGATAAAAGACTTGATTATAAACTTGATACTTTATTGGAAATTAACACCGCTAATGAAAATTCAAAAAGTGGCATAGAACGAAACAAGGCTATAGAAGAGTATTTACAAATACAAGAAGAATGTAAAAATTTAAACCTAGTAGGCATTATGTGTATAGGCTCCATGAATAAAGAAAAAATCAAAGAAAGCTTTGAGCAAACTTTTAAAATTTATGATAATTTACAAAAACACGGGGCAAAAATTTGCTCTATGGGTATGAGTGGAGATTTCGAACTCGCTATAAAATGTGGCTCAAATATGGTGCGTTTAGGGAGTATTTTATTTAAATAA
- the hisS gene encoding histidine--tRNA ligase, translated as MINALKGMKDLQDDQAMLYEKVVKTCEEVAKNYGFTFINCPHLELTKLFKRSVGESSDIVGKEMYEFIDKAGNEVCLRPEGTAGVVRSYIEAKMDKAQSVKRWFYHGSMFRYERPQKGRLREFHQFGVESFGIASVYEDASIILMLNEIFRCLEIHTSLKINSLGCKECMGIYKEKLIAFLNSKEGFCEDCLRRKDLNPIRVLDCKNDHCQSLIENAPKLSENLCSCCKKDYEKLQKLLKENDVEFECDEKLVRGLDYYSKSAFEFISDEIGAKAAVAGGGRYDRLIEYLDGKSGYGVGYAMGIERIMAILEQKQSVKQREGIYLCAMDEAYIDTIFKLANTLRKKHKVYLSYEAKKLAKHLNQADNANIKIFLCIGEDEMQKEEIFYKNLENKETKNIKLANLENEL; from the coding sequence ATGATTAATGCTTTAAAAGGAATGAAAGATTTACAAGATGATCAAGCAATGCTTTATGAAAAAGTAGTAAAAACTTGTGAAGAAGTAGCTAAAAATTATGGATTTACTTTCATCAATTGTCCGCATTTAGAACTAACTAAACTTTTTAAAAGAAGTGTTGGAGAAAGCTCTGATATAGTCGGTAAAGAAATGTATGAATTTATCGATAAAGCAGGTAATGAGGTATGTTTAAGACCTGAGGGTACAGCCGGAGTAGTAAGATCATATATAGAAGCAAAAATGGATAAAGCTCAAAGTGTTAAAAGATGGTTTTATCATGGCTCTATGTTTCGCTATGAAAGACCACAAAAAGGAAGATTGCGTGAATTTCATCAATTTGGAGTAGAAAGCTTTGGTATAGCAAGCGTGTATGAGGACGCAAGTATTATCCTAATGTTAAATGAAATTTTTAGATGCTTAGAAATTCATACAAGCTTAAAAATTAATTCTTTAGGCTGTAAAGAATGCATGGGTATATATAAAGAAAAACTCATAGCTTTTTTAAATTCTAAAGAAGGTTTTTGTGAAGATTGTTTAAGAAGAAAAGATTTAAATCCTATTAGGGTGCTTGATTGTAAAAATGATCATTGTCAAAGTTTAATCGAAAATGCGCCAAAACTAAGTGAAAATTTATGCTCATGTTGTAAGAAAGATTATGAAAAATTGCAAAAACTTTTAAAAGAAAATGATGTTGAGTTTGAATGTGATGAGAAATTGGTTCGTGGGCTTGATTATTATTCCAAAAGTGCATTTGAGTTTATCAGTGATGAAATTGGTGCAAAAGCTGCCGTAGCAGGTGGTGGAAGATATGATAGATTGATTGAATACTTAGATGGTAAAAGTGGTTATGGTGTAGGTTATGCTATGGGTATAGAAAGGATTATGGCTATTTTAGAGCAAAAACAAAGTGTAAAACAAAGAGAAGGAATTTATCTTTGTGCTATGGATGAAGCTTATATAGATACTATCTTTAAATTAGCAAATACTTTAAGAAAAAAACACAAAGTATATTTAAGCTATGAGGCAAAAAAACTTGCAAAACACTTAAATCAAGCAGATAATGCTAATATTAAAATCTTTTTGTGTATAGGTGAAGATGAAATGCAAAAAGAAGAGATTTTTTATAAAAATTTAGAAAATAAAGAAACTAAAAATATAAAATTAGCAAATTTGGAGAATGAATTATGA
- the cysE gene encoding serine O-acetyltransferase yields the protein MGFFCILKEDFSMPKQKDPAYRSCLELAFNYPGVWAVVNYRFAHFFYKKGFIKIARIISGISQFFTGVDLHPGASLGRRIFIDHAYGVVIGETSVIGNDVLIYQGVTLGGTSLDKKTKRHPTIEDGVIIGSGAKILGNITIGKNAKIGSNAVVLKDVGSNLTAIGIPAYIKEHGKIDYEEKIAKLETRLAVLEEKLNKEDK from the coding sequence ATGGGATTTTTTTGTATTCTTAAAGAAGATTTTTCTATGCCAAAACAAAAAGATCCTGCATATAGATCTTGCCTAGAATTAGCTTTTAATTATCCTGGCGTTTGGGCTGTTGTAAATTATCGTTTTGCACATTTTTTTTACAAAAAAGGTTTTATAAAAATTGCAAGGATTATTAGTGGAATTTCTCAATTTTTTACCGGAGTTGATTTGCACCCAGGTGCAAGTTTAGGTAGAAGGATATTTATAGATCATGCTTATGGGGTTGTAATTGGTGAAACTTCTGTTATAGGTAATGATGTTTTGATTTATCAAGGCGTTACTTTAGGTGGAACGAGTTTAGATAAAAAGACCAAAAGACACCCTACTATAGAAGATGGTGTGATAATAGGCTCTGGTGCTAAAATTTTAGGTAATATTACTATAGGTAAAAACGCCAAAATAGGTTCAAATGCAGTTGTACTAAAAGATGTTGGATCAAATTTAACAGCTATTGGCATACCTGCTTATATTAAAGAACATGGTAAGATTGATTATGAAGAAAAAATAGCTAAATTAGAAACAAGACTTGCTGTTTTAGAAGAAAAACTAAATAAAGAGGATAAATGA
- the tmk gene encoding dTMP kinase, giving the protein MYIAFEGIDCVGKSTQIELLKKYFHDAIFTKEPGGSELGVHLRKILLESKIQFSKKAELLLFLADRANLIDMYLVQNKNKLIISDRSFISNMAYAKLDFDLKTLFELNTFATGGVFPQKIVFLYGSKELIMQRLSRKNLDSIEKRGIEYFLNIQNALEETLEFLKTKIDIKILRLDASLSIENLHEKIKDFIDD; this is encoded by the coding sequence TTGTATATAGCTTTTGAAGGAATTGATTGTGTTGGTAAAAGTACGCAAATAGAGCTTTTAAAAAAATATTTCCATGATGCAATTTTTACTAAAGAACCTGGTGGAAGTGAGCTGGGGGTGCATTTAAGAAAGATTTTACTAGAAAGTAAAATACAATTTTCTAAAAAGGCTGAATTGTTGCTTTTTTTAGCAGATAGAGCAAATTTAATTGATATGTATTTAGTGCAAAATAAAAACAAACTTATCATTTCAGATCGTAGTTTTATCTCCAATATGGCTTATGCTAAACTTGATTTTGATTTAAAAACTTTATTTGAATTAAATACTTTTGCCACAGGCGGAGTGTTTCCGCAAAAGATAGTTTTTTTATATGGTTCTAAAGAGCTTATCATGCAAAGACTTTCTAGAAAAAATTTAGATAGTATTGAAAAAAGAGGAATTGAATATTTTTTGAATATACAAAATGCATTAGAAGAAACTTTGGAATTTTTAAAAACTAAGATTGATATAAAAATTTTAAGATTGGATGCATCATTAAGTATTGAAAATTTACATGAAAAAATTAAGGATTTTATAGATGATTAA
- the flgA gene encoding flagellar basal body P-ring formation chaperone FlgA has product MKNIVLFLFFYTLNFASNFDEVKLALIKEFKTNYPELEIISLDLNTQSSLPVDFNQYIFLKLGNHNFDRADGFVKAEFKTPEQFKKNIFFKYFLKAKLEVLQTTRPISRNENLSPASFKILKIPFDKAPQGVLKKDEIANLIAKSNIRENMILKYNMFKTKTLIQRNDSVYGIIKDGDLSMIIELKALQSGNLNQRIRLKNKDGKVVHGKVISKNYVELK; this is encoded by the coding sequence GTGAAAAATATTGTATTATTTTTATTTTTCTATACTTTAAATTTTGCTTCAAATTTTGATGAAGTAAAATTAGCTTTAATTAAGGAATTTAAAACAAACTATCCAGAATTAGAAATCATTTCTTTAGATCTTAATACTCAATCAAGCTTACCTGTAGATTTTAATCAATACATTTTTTTAAAACTAGGCAATCATAATTTTGATAGAGCTGATGGTTTTGTTAAGGCTGAATTTAAAACTCCAGAGCAGTTTAAAAAAAATATCTTTTTTAAATATTTTTTAAAAGCAAAATTAGAAGTTTTGCAGACTACGCGTCCTATTTCGCGTAATGAAAATTTAAGTCCTGCAAGTTTTAAAATTTTAAAAATTCCTTTTGATAAAGCTCCACAAGGTGTGTTAAAAAAAGATGAAATTGCAAATTTAATAGCAAAAAGCAATATAAGGGAAAATATGATTTTAAAATATAATATGTTTAAAACCAAAACCCTTATACAAAGAAATGATTCTGTTTATGGGATTATTAAAGATGGGGATTTAAGTATGATTATAGAGTTAAAAGCTTTGCAAAGTGGAAATTTAAATCAAAGAATTCGCCTTAAAAATAAAGATGGAAAAGTCGTGCATGGTAAAGTCATTAGTAAAAATTATGTGGAGCTGAAATGA
- a CDS encoding RNA polymerase factor sigma-54 produces the protein MLKQKTSITQKAKLSQTLRSWLPILQANIEDLKESLDEFAKENPFIEIKENSSITNTQNKYYQEYFSKNTTTQMIDIKSLEVKNVYNLLSEQIIPPFFPTKKSQTIAEKIIECLNHEGYFEYDEEILGEFDPLEVEKIRQRFKYLDPIGVGAKDNQEAFIFALEHFDLDSELYEFCKILILNLENAKDFTKDPLYKKAIAIIKKISIPPFLEYFEESMEIIPDIFIYHENGEIKIKINDDYYPEIAFETDGLEHEFLNAYLKDAKNLIDALAMRKATLYKIGLMIVEYQYDFFMGGDIKPMQLKDLAQDLERNASTISRAIANKYLSCDRGLIPLKSFFTTAVDDGETSNATIKDFLSNLIKKENPKKPLSDLKILELTQKEFPSVQLGRRTITKYRMQLGIGSSSERKKLYELM, from the coding sequence ATGCTTAAACAAAAAACCTCTATAACACAAAAAGCAAAACTATCACAAACTTTAAGATCATGGCTTCCTATATTACAAGCCAACATTGAAGATTTAAAAGAAAGTTTAGATGAATTTGCTAAAGAAAATCCATTTATAGAGATAAAAGAAAATTCCAGCATTACTAACACTCAAAATAAATACTATCAAGAATATTTTAGTAAAAATACAACTACACAAATGATAGATATAAAAAGCTTAGAGGTAAAGAATGTTTATAATCTTTTAAGCGAACAAATCATTCCACCATTTTTTCCGACTAAAAAATCTCAAACAATTGCCGAAAAAATCATAGAATGCTTAAATCATGAAGGGTATTTTGAATATGATGAAGAAATTCTAGGTGAATTTGATCCTTTAGAAGTAGAAAAAATAAGACAAAGATTTAAGTATCTTGATCCTATTGGGGTAGGAGCAAAAGATAATCAAGAAGCATTTATTTTTGCATTAGAGCATTTTGATTTAGATAGTGAACTTTATGAGTTTTGCAAAATACTTATTTTAAATTTAGAAAATGCTAAGGATTTTACTAAAGATCCTTTATATAAAAAGGCTATAGCTATAATTAAAAAAATTTCTATTCCACCATTTTTGGAGTATTTCGAAGAAAGCATGGAAATCATTCCTGATATTTTTATTTATCATGAAAACGGAGAAATTAAGATCAAAATAAATGATGATTATTACCCAGAAATTGCTTTTGAAACAGATGGATTAGAACATGAATTTTTAAATGCATATTTAAAAGATGCTAAAAATTTGATTGATGCATTAGCTATGCGTAAGGCAACGCTTTATAAAATAGGACTTATGATAGTTGAATATCAATATGATTTTTTTATGGGAGGTGATATTAAACCTATGCAACTTAAAGATTTGGCACAAGATCTTGAAAGAAATGCCTCAACTATTTCAAGAGCAATTGCTAATAAATATCTAAGTTGTGATAGAGGCTTAATACCTTTAAAATCTTTCTTTACCACTGCTGTTGATGATGGAGAAACTTCAAATGCAACTATCAAAGATTTTCTTAGTAATTTAATTAAAAAAGAAAACCCTAAAAAACCTTTGAGTGATTTGAAAATTCTCGAACTTACTCAAAAAGAATTCCCAAGTGTGCAGTTAGGGCGTAGAACCATCACTAAATATCGTATGCAACTTGGTATAGGAAGTTCAAGTGAGCGTAAAAAATTATATGAATTAATGTAG
- a CDS encoding UbiX family flavin prenyltransferase — MRKILVGISGASSCELGFLLLKNLKEKADVFAIITQNAHISFSKENSLFENIDFMQYIKDKFELYHVNFLDNEDISQNVASGSFGIDTTFITPCSINTLAKIACGIGDTLLTRAAGVALKERKRLILGVREMPYSTLNLEQMTKLSNYGVVIAPPIIASYAKAQNLEELKEFIVGKWLDVANIEHNLYQRWQNG, encoded by the coding sequence ATGAGAAAAATTTTAGTAGGTATTAGTGGTGCTAGCTCTTGTGAGTTAGGGTTTTTACTATTAAAAAATTTAAAAGAAAAAGCAGATGTTTTTGCTATTATAACTCAAAATGCACATATTAGTTTTTCAAAAGAAAATTCTCTTTTTGAAAACATAGACTTTATGCAATACATAAAAGATAAATTTGAACTTTATCATGTAAATTTTTTAGATAATGAAGACATTAGTCAGAATGTTGCAAGTGGATCTTTTGGTATAGATACAACTTTTATCACACCTTGTTCTATCAATACTTTGGCAAAAATAGCTTGTGGTATAGGTGATACTTTACTTACAAGGGCTGCAGGGGTGGCTTTAAAAGAGCGTAAAAGGCTTATACTTGGAGTTAGAGAAATGCCCTATTCTACTTTAAATTTAGAGCAGATGACTAAGCTTTCTAATTATGGGGTTGTCATTGCGCCACCTATAATAGCAAGTTATGCTAAAGCACAAAATTTAGAAGAATTAAAAGAATTTATTGTAGGCAAATGGCTTGATGTTGCCAACATTGAGCATAATTTATACCAAAGGTGGCAAAATGGCTAG
- the coaD gene encoding pantetheine-phosphate adenylyltransferase, producing the protein MASCIYPGTFDPITNGHLDVIIRASKMFEEVVVAIAKSESKRPMFSLKHREKMVKIATKDLKNVRIITFDNLLVDLAKNLQINIIIRGLRAVSDFEYELQLGYANHMLWEDFETIYLMPNLKNSFISSSIVRSICMHNGDVNKLVPKEIIPLLKEKDCI; encoded by the coding sequence ATGGCTAGTTGTATTTATCCAGGAACTTTTGATCCTATTACCAATGGGCATTTAGATGTAATCATTAGAGCTAGTAAAATGTTTGAAGAAGTTGTAGTTGCTATAGCTAAGAGTGAGAGTAAAAGACCCATGTTTAGTTTAAAACATAGAGAAAAAATGGTAAAAATTGCTACAAAAGATTTAAAAAATGTTAGAATTATCACTTTTGATAATTTGTTAGTAGATTTAGCTAAAAATTTACAAATAAATATCATTATAAGGGGTTTAAGAGCAGTTAGTGATTTTGAATATGAATTGCAACTTGGTTATGCAAATCATATGCTTTGGGAAGATTTTGAAACTATTTATCTTATGCCAAATTTAAAAAATTCTTTTATCTCTAGTTCTATAGTTAGATCTATTTGTATGCATAATGGCGATGTGAATAAACTTGTGCCAAAAGAAATTATACCTTTATTAAAGGAGAAAGATTGTATATAG